In Gammaproteobacteria bacterium, the genomic stretch AAGAATGCCGTCGCCTTTTTTAATATTTCCCGCTCCTCCTTGAGGCGGACATTTTCCTTACGCAAACGGTTTAACTCTGCAATGAGATTGGTTTGATTACCGCTTTCATCAGTAATGGTTTGATTTTTATTTTTTTCTTCACTAATCCAACTGTAAAGTGCTGATTCTTTTATTCCCAAATCTTGAGCTGTCTTGGCTATTGGTTGTGCGGATGATAATGCTAATCGTATTGCTTCATCTTTGAATTCTTTGTCGTACTTA encodes the following:
- a CDS encoding transposase gives rise to the protein MSKYDKEFKDEAIRLALSSAQPIAKTAQDLGIKESALYSWISEEKNKNQTITDESGNQTNLIAELNRLRKENVRLKEEREILKKATAFFAKEAK